In the Terriglobales bacterium genome, GCGTGCACGATGCCGACCTCCACGGTGGCCTTGCGCCAGGTGTGCATGCCGGTGAGGCCGCGGGCCAGGGAAGAGCGGCCGCTGTAGCCGTGGCGCAGGGCCACGACCTCCAGGTTGCCGGTGTGCATGCGCGCCACCTGCACCGCGGTCTCGTCGGCCTCGCTGCCGCTGTTGGTGAAGTAGGACTTCTGGAGCTGGCCGGGGGTGATCTGGGCCAGCTTCTCGGCGAGGGTGACCATGGCCTCGGTGGTGAAGCAGGTGGACACGTGCTGCAGCTTGTCGATCTGCGCTTTCATGCGCGCGGTCACGCGGGGATTGCAGTGGCCCACG is a window encoding:
- a CDS encoding aminotransferase class III-fold pyridoxal phosphate-dependent enzyme, encoding MTREEINRKQKEYVFPCVSTYYAQPLAVDHASMQHVWDVEGRQYLDFFGGIVTISVGHCNPRVTARMKAQIDKLQHVSTCFTTEAMVTLAEKLAQITPGQLQKSYFTNSGSEADETAVQVARMHTGNLEVVALRHGYSGRSSLARGLTGMHTWRKATVEVGIVHA